The Rhododendron vialii isolate Sample 1 chromosome 8a, ASM3025357v1 genome has a window encoding:
- the LOC131298009 gene encoding protein FAR-RED IMPAIRED RESPONSE 1-like isoform X2, with product MSGKKPTTIFTDQDAAMAKAISNVMPDVSHGLCTFHLNQNALKHLGYLFHADSNFGKEFNACIFGYEEINELEKAWHTLIKKYNLQDNSWMAKTWEIREKWAHVYMKWSYTAGMRSTQLSESLNAKLKRCLKSDLNIVQFLTQFDIIVVEKRYEESKAIYNSREKLQRLLLKKSPMLIQVAQLYSPPLFDLFHDELDTSLRCKVKQCHELEEQFSCVITMRGQNVEYVVKGSVEIDETDETICRDVCCTCRKFESFGILCSHAIKGLDRMSVMEIPERYVLGRWRLNAKEWELEKGKSRVDENDPKLLKAARFRIICPKMVKLATQSCELEETYEFVEETLEYMCAKVADMLLGAGEGAPIEVEKELEVDAQFARVKGLKKKNGIQIKGTRRLKPWHELKSRKRKKVVSHSTTQLSEHVDHVATTTIVHGSVLKQPSDVGIPYVPQMISYEDSGQSIPSSSQASCNPQTLKEMPFDATSYSSWAGDSILHDASFMEILAYSGYPAKN from the exons ATGTCCGGAAAAAAGCCTACTACCATTTTCACAGACCAAGATGCCGCAATGGCTAAGGCAATTTCCAATGTCATGCCCGATGTAAGTCATGGATTGTGCACGTTTCACCTTAATCAAAATGCTTTGAAGCATTTGGGTTACTTGTTCCATGCTGATTCAAACTTTGGTAAAGAGTTCAATGCTTGCATTTTTGGGTACGAGGAGATAAATGAGTTAGAGAAAGCTTGGCATACTTTGATTAAGAAATACAATTTACAAGATAACTCTTGGATGGCTAAAACTTGGGAAATTAGAGAGAAATGGGCGCATGTATACATGAAATGGTCATACACTGCGGGAATGCGGAGCACCCAACTTAGTGAGAGCCTTAATGCAAAACTAAAGAGGTGTTTAAAATCGGATCTCAACATTGTTCAATTCTTGACTCAATTTGACATAATTGTTGTGGAGAAGAGGTATGAGGAATCTAAAGCCATATACAATTCTAGAGAAAAGTTGCAGAGATTGTTGCTGAAAAAATCTCCTATGTTAATTCAAGTTGCACAATTGTACTCCCCTCCTCTGTTTGACTTGTTCCATGATGAGCTTGACACCTCACTTCGTTGTAAGGTGAAGCAATGTCATGAGTTGGAAGAACAATTTAGTTGTGTGATTACCATGCGTGGACAGAATGTGGAGTATGTGGTGAAGGGTAGTGTTGAAATAGATGAGACTGACGAAACTATTTGTCGAGATGTTTGTTGTACGTGTCGAAAATTTGAAAGTTTCGGAATTTTATGTAGCCATGCAATTAAGGGGCTTGATCGAATGAGTGTTATGGAAATTCCTGAAAGGTATGTATTAGGGCGATGGCGATTAAATGCAAAGGAGTGGGAATTGGAGAAGGGCAAAAGTAGAGTGGATGAGAATGATCCTAAATTACTAAAAGCGGCTCGTTTTAGGATTATTTGTCCAAAGATGGTAAAGTTAGCTACTCAGTCATGTGAACTTGAAGAAACATATGAATTTGTGGAAGAGACGTTGGAATACATGTGTGCAAAAGTCGCCGATATGCTTCTTGGAGCGGGAGAGGGAGCCCCCATTGAAGTGGAGAAAGAATTGGAGGTTGATGCTCAATTCGCACGAGTCAAaggtttgaagaagaaaaacggcATTCAAATTAAGGGTACGAGAAGATTAAAACCTTGGCATGAGCTCAAGTCTAGAAAGAGGAAGAAAGTTGTTTCACACTCTACGACACAGCTTAGTGAG CATGTTGATCATGTTGCCACTACTACAATTGTGCATGGTTCGGTTTTGAAGCAACCATCg GATGTTGGAATCCCATATGTTCCACAAATGATAAGTTATGAAGATAGTGGTCAATCAATTCCATCATCTTCACAAGCATCATGTAATCCACAAACTTTGAAG gaGATGCCATTTGATGCAACGAGTTACTCTTCATGGGCTGGCGACTCAATCTTGCATGATGCTTCTTTTATGGAAATATTGGCTTATTCGGGATACCCCGCAAAAAATTGA
- the LOC131298009 gene encoding protein FAR-RED IMPAIRED RESPONSE 1-like isoform X1 has translation MSGKKPTTIFTDQDAAMAKAISNVMPDVSHGLCTFHLNQNALKHLGYLFHADSNFGKEFNACIFGYEEINELEKAWHTLIKKYNLQDNSWMAKTWEIREKWAHVYMKWSYTAGMRSTQLSESLNAKLKRCLKSDLNIVQFLTQFDIIVVEKRYEESKAIYNSREKLQRLLLKKSPMLIQVAQLYSPPLFDLFHDELDTSLRCKVKQCHELEEQFSCVITMRGQNVEYVVKGSVEIDETDETICRDVCCTCRKFESFGILCSHAIKGLDRMSVMEIPERYVLGRWRLNAKEWELEKGKSRVDENDPKLLKAARFRIICPKMVKLATQSCELEETYEFVEETLEYMCAKVADMLLGAGEGAPIEVEKELEVDAQFARVKGLKKKNGIQIKGTRRLKPWHELKSRKRKKVVSHSTTQLSEHVDHVATTTIVHGSVLKQPSDVGIPYVPQMISYEDSGQSIPSSSQASCNPQTLKVCHLMQRVTLHGLATQSCMMLLLWKYWLIRDTPQKIEV, from the exons ATGTCCGGAAAAAAGCCTACTACCATTTTCACAGACCAAGATGCCGCAATGGCTAAGGCAATTTCCAATGTCATGCCCGATGTAAGTCATGGATTGTGCACGTTTCACCTTAATCAAAATGCTTTGAAGCATTTGGGTTACTTGTTCCATGCTGATTCAAACTTTGGTAAAGAGTTCAATGCTTGCATTTTTGGGTACGAGGAGATAAATGAGTTAGAGAAAGCTTGGCATACTTTGATTAAGAAATACAATTTACAAGATAACTCTTGGATGGCTAAAACTTGGGAAATTAGAGAGAAATGGGCGCATGTATACATGAAATGGTCATACACTGCGGGAATGCGGAGCACCCAACTTAGTGAGAGCCTTAATGCAAAACTAAAGAGGTGTTTAAAATCGGATCTCAACATTGTTCAATTCTTGACTCAATTTGACATAATTGTTGTGGAGAAGAGGTATGAGGAATCTAAAGCCATATACAATTCTAGAGAAAAGTTGCAGAGATTGTTGCTGAAAAAATCTCCTATGTTAATTCAAGTTGCACAATTGTACTCCCCTCCTCTGTTTGACTTGTTCCATGATGAGCTTGACACCTCACTTCGTTGTAAGGTGAAGCAATGTCATGAGTTGGAAGAACAATTTAGTTGTGTGATTACCATGCGTGGACAGAATGTGGAGTATGTGGTGAAGGGTAGTGTTGAAATAGATGAGACTGACGAAACTATTTGTCGAGATGTTTGTTGTACGTGTCGAAAATTTGAAAGTTTCGGAATTTTATGTAGCCATGCAATTAAGGGGCTTGATCGAATGAGTGTTATGGAAATTCCTGAAAGGTATGTATTAGGGCGATGGCGATTAAATGCAAAGGAGTGGGAATTGGAGAAGGGCAAAAGTAGAGTGGATGAGAATGATCCTAAATTACTAAAAGCGGCTCGTTTTAGGATTATTTGTCCAAAGATGGTAAAGTTAGCTACTCAGTCATGTGAACTTGAAGAAACATATGAATTTGTGGAAGAGACGTTGGAATACATGTGTGCAAAAGTCGCCGATATGCTTCTTGGAGCGGGAGAGGGAGCCCCCATTGAAGTGGAGAAAGAATTGGAGGTTGATGCTCAATTCGCACGAGTCAAaggtttgaagaagaaaaacggcATTCAAATTAAGGGTACGAGAAGATTAAAACCTTGGCATGAGCTCAAGTCTAGAAAGAGGAAGAAAGTTGTTTCACACTCTACGACACAGCTTAGTGAG CATGTTGATCATGTTGCCACTACTACAATTGTGCATGGTTCGGTTTTGAAGCAACCATCg GATGTTGGAATCCCATATGTTCCACAAATGATAAGTTATGAAGATAGTGGTCAATCAATTCCATCATCTTCACAAGCATCATGTAATCCACAAACTTTGAAGGT ATGCCATTTGATGCAACGAGTTACTCTTCATGGGCTGGCGACTCAATCTTGCATGATGCTTCTTTTATGGAAATATTGGCTTATTCGGGATACCCCGCAAAAAATTGAAGTGTAA